The stretch of DNA CAGTATGCAGCAACAGCGTATATGGTACACAAATCATTAGGTTTGAGTATTCTTTTGCTGGTTATACTTCGGATTATCTGGTTAATTAAAAGTGGAAGACCTCCGTTACCAGAAAATGTTCCACTCTGGGAAAAGATTCTTTCCCGCGTAGTGCAATATTCTATGTATTTATTTCTTATATTAATGCCGCTTTCCGGATGGATCATGTCGGTCGCTGCTGATCGCACTCCAAGCTATTTTGGCTTTTTTAATGTTCCTTTTCCCGGAGTGATGCCTGATAAAAGCCTGTCCGATTTAATGTTCGAGTTTCATGAAACCATCGCCTGGATCCTGATTGCATTAATTGTTCTGCATGTTGCAGGGGCTTTAAAACATCATTTTATTGACAGAGATGATGTATTAAGAAAGATGCTGCCGGGCTCTAAGAAGTAACTCGCAGTTTCTACAGTAAAGTTAATTAAACTGTCCTACCCCGCGAAAGCGTTGTTGCGTAAATAGAACCAAGAAACTAAGCTGTTGTCTTTGCGAACATAGTGAAGCAATCCAGATTGAAACTTGAATTGAGTTAGGATCTGGATTGCTTCGCTAACGCTCGCAAAGACGGTTTTTGGTGTATCTAACTTAATGGCAGTAAAAGCCGGCGGGTATGTTTTCCTGTAATCTGACAGAATTCTGATGCCCTTCAAAATAAACCCTCTCTGGATGCTCAAAAAGAATACTCGCTGCAGCCAGGTATTGGTTGTTTTCTAAAGGACAAAAATCGACAAGTTCTCCCAGCTCGCTATTTCGATCATCCGCTAAAATACGCTGGCCAAGCACTAAGGGCTCATCAGTCTCAATCAGATAAATAGCAAGTTTATGTTTAAGTTTGGCTTTATAATGGGTACGGGCGATAATCTCCTGTCCTTTATAACAGCCTTTCTGGAAATCAAGATATCCCGCCAGATGCAAATCCAACCGGTGCGGTAGAAAAAGCCCACGGGATGAGGGGTAAATTTCTATTTGCCTGCGTCTAAGTTGTAGCTGATGCCATGCAAGGGAACCATAGAACTGCTTTTGTGCAATAAATCTATTCTTAAGATCATCGCTTCGGCTTATTACATGATAATAATTATTGCCAAGGGAGTAACAGCAAAGCGCATCGTTGAATACAAGCCCATATTGCTGTTCGGGTAGTTCAATGTCCAAATGAGCGAGCGGCTGGGAGCCGGGCGAGGAATATAAGCCAAAAATGAAGAAATCAGAAACAGCATGCAATTTAACCCGGCTAAGCATGGCAGGCTTGTTGAGTGACTCAATGGTTTTATCACATAAATCCTTGGGTACAATCAAATAGTAGTGTTGCCAGCTTATAATATCTGCCAGGCTTAAAATTCTGCCTTTCAGGTTACAGAATACTCCCTGCCGCATTTTGTCAGATGTCACTTTTGAGACATCACAGCTTAATTGGCCCTGTAGAAATTCCATTGATTTATTACCGCTGACTTCAATAAGAGTCAGGTAACTCAAATCAAACAGTGCTGCAGATTCTTCTCCCAGAGGGAAAAGCCTGCTCTCTTTGGAGGAATCAATTTGAGAATAAACTCGGTTATCAATTTGAATAGTGTTCATAAAAGCGCCTGATAACAATAAATTTGCAGTACATTAGCATTCTATTGTAACATTTGCCGATTTTTAAAATACATAAATTATGATAGATCCAATTAGAAAAGCCAGAATTGAATGGCGATGCCGCAGAGGAATGCTTGAACTTGATTTGCTGTTCCAGTCTTTTCTTGAGTACAGTTTTGCCGAGATGAAGAGTGAGCAGTTTGATACGCTGGAAAGATTATTAAGCTGTGATGATCCGGATTTGTATAACTGGTTGATGACAGAAGAATCGCCTGAGGATAAGGAGTTGTCCGAACTTGTACAATTCATTAAGTTACGGCATAGAGTTAAATAGATCGCCAAACTATATCAAAACAGCCTCCATACTGTATCTGTTTGCATTCCTTATGTTAATGGAATCTTCTCTTCTGCTGTTTTTAAAACTGGTTTTGACTTGCCTCGTTATTCTCCAGATGCTTTATATTCTGAAGTCTCCTTATCCTTCAGGAAAAATCCGCATCCAGTATATCTATGATGAGTGGATCCTTGACAAAAACGGACAGCGCATAATCTTCACTCGGCGAAGGGTTTTGTTAAACACCGGACTATTTTTTCTTCTAGAGTTGTCCACCCCAGAGCAGCGAAAAATTATACCTGTATTCCTCGATCAGCTATCTCATACAGAATTTCGCTCAATTATCCTCGGTTTGAATATGAATGAGTTATAATCAATAAGAACAATGTTAAAGCAATCATTGGTTGTGACGATAAATCAGATGTGAGCAATTAAAGAGCATATTATGGCTGCGCTAGAAAAAGATCTCGATAGGGAATTAGTGAACCAGGCGCGAAGTGGAGAAAGAGCGGCTATTGGTAGACTTTTGTGCCATTATCGTCCCAGCATTGTATACCAGATCAGAGCGCAGGTAGATGAAATGGCTGATGTAGAAGATCTTGCTCAGGAAGTTTGCATAAAAGTGTTTCGTTTTATCAATCAATTTGATCATAAAGCTAATTTTAAGACCTGGTTATACAAGATTACCCAAACGACAATTATTAATTATTATCGAAGCCGGCGTCTGGATACTGTAGAAATTTTCAGCGAGGAGCCCGATACGCAGGACAGCTCACCCGAGCAAGAGGCAATTCGTTTGGAACTCAGTGAGAAGATAACCAGGTTCCTACTGAGTTTACCAAAAACTCTACAGAAGTGTTTTTATCTATACAGTGTTTTAGGTTTGGCCTATGAAGAGATTGCTCGCAGAATGCATTGCCCTTTAGGCACAGTTCGCTCAAGAATACACCGTATTCGCTCAACAATTCTGATTATTCTCAAATAGATTTATTTGTCATTGATCTTGCTATTATCTTGTTCGATAGCTGTGCTAGAATGTGGCATTTGATAATAACACGAATAAAAATGCTCGAAAGCGACCGTTTGATAAGTGCTATCCAAATTGGCTCAGAAGAAGCTATCGATCGAGCGATCCGCCCATTGAATCTTGATGATTATATTGGCCAGGATGCGGTTCGCACTCAAATGCGCATTTTTATTGAAGCGGCGAGAAAGCGATACGACGCGCTTGATCATGTTCTCGTTTTCGGGCCTCCAGGCTTAGGTAAAACCACTCTTGCAGGTATTATTGCCCATGAAATGGGAGTCAATCTGCGCCAAACGTCCGGGCCAGTATTAGAAAAAGCCGGTGATATTGCAGCTTTATTGACCAATCTTGAAGAAAACGATATTTTATTTATTGATGAAATTCATCGATTAAGCCCAGTCATTGAAGAAATCCTGTATCCTGCGATGGAAGATTATAAACTGGATATCATGATTGGCGAAGGACCA from Legionella quinlivanii encodes:
- a CDS encoding cytochrome b; this translates as MYRRELVTHYSSGSKFFHWLIALLVLGMLAVGFFLDEIPDQYAATAYMVHKSLGLSILLLVILRIIWLIKSGRPPLPENVPLWEKILSRVVQYSMYLFLILMPLSGWIMSVAADRTPSYFGFFNVPFPGVMPDKSLSDLMFEFHETIAWILIALIVLHVAGALKHHFIDRDDVLRKMLPGSKK
- a CDS encoding YgfZ/GcvT domain-containing protein codes for the protein MNTIQIDNRVYSQIDSSKESRLFPLGEESAALFDLSYLTLIEVSGNKSMEFLQGQLSCDVSKVTSDKMRQGVFCNLKGRILSLADIISWQHYYLIVPKDLCDKTIESLNKPAMLSRVKLHAVSDFFIFGLYSSPGSQPLAHLDIELPEQQYGLVFNDALCCYSLGNNYYHVISRSDDLKNRFIAQKQFYGSLAWHQLQLRRRQIEIYPSSRGLFLPHRLDLHLAGYLDFQKGCYKGQEIIARTHYKAKLKHKLAIYLIETDEPLVLGQRILADDRNSELGELVDFCPLENNQYLAAASILFEHPERVYFEGHQNSVRLQENIPAGFYCH
- a CDS encoding succinate dehydrogenase assembly factor 2; protein product: MIDPIRKARIEWRCRRGMLELDLLFQSFLEYSFAEMKSEQFDTLERLLSCDDPDLYNWLMTEESPEDKELSELVQFIKLRHRVK
- a CDS encoding sigma-70 family RNA polymerase sigma factor; the encoded protein is MAALEKDLDRELVNQARSGERAAIGRLLCHYRPSIVYQIRAQVDEMADVEDLAQEVCIKVFRFINQFDHKANFKTWLYKITQTTIINYYRSRRLDTVEIFSEEPDTQDSSPEQEAIRLELSEKITRFLLSLPKTLQKCFYLYSVLGLAYEEIARRMHCPLGTVRSRIHRIRSTILIILK